In a genomic window of Lycium ferocissimum isolate CSIRO_LF1 chromosome 9, AGI_CSIRO_Lferr_CH_V1, whole genome shotgun sequence:
- the LOC132030259 gene encoding uncharacterized protein LOC132030259 isoform X1, protein MAASSPALSNHSADSAPSPSPSPAPAVSTANAAVLSSLPTTTNASKNLRGLNKPKCIKCGNVARSRCPFQSCKNCCAKAQNPCHIHVLKGGSTLPEKIPSSGSPVVDQQSTEAPHSGSSHRATSLRQLSSNFAQFNNLQTPIRSRKPLTRKDAQLINEWRFMKLKEYRDSNVAAENEAFDRYMQNVGLLEEVFAVNSAEDDQNEDEKNEGGSTEDDNEAMINRLKLQLRSDPARAENTRKRMQYIVDQGLRKLRKLESGDNATALSDLDALGKKKKAKTAEAEHVAAFTDLIDKLNKARNEEDLKACLEMKSKLFNQPKKEKQAESDDTEAFIEQSSKASVVPPTMPSGNSPPKWFSTATVDDEELRRLNAEFDSLEDIEEL, encoded by the exons ATGGCTGCATCTTCGCCTGCCCTAAGTAATCACAGCGCCGACAGCGCTCCGTCACCGTCACCGTCACCGGCACCGGCCGTTTCAACCGCAAACGCTGCCGTTTTGTCGAGCCTTCCGACGACTACAAACGCGTCGAAAAATCTACGAGGGCTTAATAAACCTAAGTGTATAAAGTGCGGCAATGTTGCTCGCTCAAG GTGTCCATTCCAGTCATGCAAAAACTGCTGCGCCAAAGCGCAAAATCCCTGTCATATACATG TTTTAAAAGGTGGTTCAACTCTTCCAGAAAAGATTCCATCTTCCGGGTCTCCTGTGGTAGATCAGCAGTCCACTGAAGCACCTCATTCTGG GAGCTCGCACAGAGCTACTTCACTTCGTCAACTCTCCTCCAATTTTGCACAGTTCAATAATTTGCAGACCCCAATAAGGTCGAGGAAACCACTGACCAGAAAG GACGCCCAGCTCATAAACGAATGGAGGTTTATGAAGTTAAAGGAATACAGGGACAGCAACGTTGCAGCTGAAAATGAAGCTTTTGATCGGTACATGCAGAATGTTGGTCTACTGGAGGAGGTGTTTGCAGTGAATTCTGCAGAGGATGATCAGAATGAGGATGAGAAGAATGAGGGTGGTTCAACAGAAGATGATAATGAGGCAATGATAAACCGGTTGAAATTACAGCTTAGATCAGATCCAGCTAGAGCTGAGAATACCAGGAAGAGGATGCAATATATTGTAGATCAGGGATTAAGGAAGCTGAGGAAGTTGGAGTCAGGTGACAATGCTACTGCCCTTAGTGATCTAGATGCACttggcaaaaagaaaaaggccaAGACCGCTGAAGCTGAGCATGTTGCAGCATTCACTGAtcttattgataagttgaaTAAAGCTCGAAATGAGGAAGACCTGAAAGCTTGCTTGGAGATGAAGTCCAAACTGTTTAACCAAcctaaaaaagaaaagcaagcaGAGTCTGATGACACTGAGGCATTCATTGAGCAGAGTTCAAAAGCTAGTGTTGTCCCGCCAACAATGCCATCGGGTAATTCTCCACCGAAGTGGTTTAGCACAGCTACCGTTGATGATGAAGAACTTCGTCGACTTAATGCAGAGTTTGATTCACTTGAGGATATAGAAGAACTGTAA
- the LOC132030259 gene encoding uncharacterized protein LOC132030259 isoform X2, producing the protein MAASSPALSNHSADSAPSPSPSPAPAVSTANAAVLSSLPTTTNASKNLRGLNKPKCIKCGNVARSRCPFQSCKNCCAKAQNPCHIHVLKGGSTLPEKIPSSGSPVVDQQSTEAPHSGSHRATSLRQLSSNFAQFNNLQTPIRSRKPLTRKDAQLINEWRFMKLKEYRDSNVAAENEAFDRYMQNVGLLEEVFAVNSAEDDQNEDEKNEGGSTEDDNEAMINRLKLQLRSDPARAENTRKRMQYIVDQGLRKLRKLESGDNATALSDLDALGKKKKAKTAEAEHVAAFTDLIDKLNKARNEEDLKACLEMKSKLFNQPKKEKQAESDDTEAFIEQSSKASVVPPTMPSGNSPPKWFSTATVDDEELRRLNAEFDSLEDIEEL; encoded by the exons ATGGCTGCATCTTCGCCTGCCCTAAGTAATCACAGCGCCGACAGCGCTCCGTCACCGTCACCGTCACCGGCACCGGCCGTTTCAACCGCAAACGCTGCCGTTTTGTCGAGCCTTCCGACGACTACAAACGCGTCGAAAAATCTACGAGGGCTTAATAAACCTAAGTGTATAAAGTGCGGCAATGTTGCTCGCTCAAG GTGTCCATTCCAGTCATGCAAAAACTGCTGCGCCAAAGCGCAAAATCCCTGTCATATACATG TTTTAAAAGGTGGTTCAACTCTTCCAGAAAAGATTCCATCTTCCGGGTCTCCTGTGGTAGATCAGCAGTCCACTGAAGCACCTCATTCTGG CTCGCACAGAGCTACTTCACTTCGTCAACTCTCCTCCAATTTTGCACAGTTCAATAATTTGCAGACCCCAATAAGGTCGAGGAAACCACTGACCAGAAAG GACGCCCAGCTCATAAACGAATGGAGGTTTATGAAGTTAAAGGAATACAGGGACAGCAACGTTGCAGCTGAAAATGAAGCTTTTGATCGGTACATGCAGAATGTTGGTCTACTGGAGGAGGTGTTTGCAGTGAATTCTGCAGAGGATGATCAGAATGAGGATGAGAAGAATGAGGGTGGTTCAACAGAAGATGATAATGAGGCAATGATAAACCGGTTGAAATTACAGCTTAGATCAGATCCAGCTAGAGCTGAGAATACCAGGAAGAGGATGCAATATATTGTAGATCAGGGATTAAGGAAGCTGAGGAAGTTGGAGTCAGGTGACAATGCTACTGCCCTTAGTGATCTAGATGCACttggcaaaaagaaaaaggccaAGACCGCTGAAGCTGAGCATGTTGCAGCATTCACTGAtcttattgataagttgaaTAAAGCTCGAAATGAGGAAGACCTGAAAGCTTGCTTGGAGATGAAGTCCAAACTGTTTAACCAAcctaaaaaagaaaagcaagcaGAGTCTGATGACACTGAGGCATTCATTGAGCAGAGTTCAAAAGCTAGTGTTGTCCCGCCAACAATGCCATCGGGTAATTCTCCACCGAAGTGGTTTAGCACAGCTACCGTTGATGATGAAGAACTTCGTCGACTTAATGCAGAGTTTGATTCACTTGAGGATATAGAAGAACTGTAA